In the Chloroflexia bacterium SDU3-3 genome, one interval contains:
- a CDS encoding AAA family ATPase, giving the protein MKVTSLTLNQMRGIEQAEFQFQPGMNLIVGVNGAGKSSVLDALRVTLSRMLPRLTSVKMRQESFSASDITNGRGSLTVQMQIALGGQTLEQLIHLPRERYAETEQSGEVRDQTYGLEPRDELTLHPPDGAPLRVEAKKDLAAHVKIKKATPLAIYFAARRSLYSEAAGSQSARSGGGPTFAFADALRPRELRIREFTSWWRVQEEIGSPERLEALREAVLTFLDDFSDVRVTDESEPTMVLRKGQRTLGVSQLSDGERGMLSLVLDVARRLSLANPTLADPLREGQAVILIDEIDLHLHPRWQRSVVGRLAATFPQCQFIATTHSPFVIQSLKPGQLINLDPESDEEGYAEDYADKSIEDISEDVMGIELPQKSQRYLDMMKTAEEYYRIVHKAKGAPSEEREALKHRLDELSIPYSDDAAFTAFLKFQRESALREDETDQ; this is encoded by the coding sequence ATGAAGGTCACATCGCTCACCCTCAACCAGATGCGCGGGATCGAGCAGGCCGAGTTCCAGTTCCAGCCGGGGATGAACCTGATCGTCGGCGTCAACGGCGCGGGCAAATCCAGCGTGCTGGATGCGCTGCGGGTTACGCTCAGCCGCATGCTGCCGCGCCTGACCAGCGTCAAGATGCGGCAGGAGAGCTTCAGCGCCAGCGACATCACCAACGGGCGCGGCTCGCTCACCGTGCAGATGCAGATCGCGCTCGGCGGGCAGACCCTGGAGCAGCTCATCCACCTACCGCGCGAGCGCTACGCCGAGACCGAGCAGAGCGGCGAGGTGCGCGACCAGACCTATGGGCTGGAGCCGCGCGACGAGCTGACCCTGCACCCACCCGACGGCGCGCCGCTGCGGGTGGAGGCAAAAAAAGACCTAGCGGCGCATGTCAAGATCAAAAAAGCCACCCCGCTGGCCATCTACTTCGCCGCCCGCCGCTCGCTCTACAGCGAGGCCGCAGGCAGCCAGAGCGCGCGCAGCGGCGGCGGGCCAACCTTCGCCTTCGCCGATGCGCTGCGCCCGCGAGAGCTACGCATCCGCGAGTTCACGAGCTGGTGGCGCGTGCAGGAGGAGATCGGCAGCCCCGAGCGGCTGGAAGCGCTGCGGGAGGCCGTGCTCACCTTCCTAGATGACTTCAGCGACGTGCGGGTGACCGACGAAAGCGAGCCGACCATGGTGCTGCGCAAGGGCCAGCGCACGCTCGGCGTCAGCCAGCTCTCCGACGGCGAGCGCGGCATGCTCTCGCTGGTGCTGGATGTGGCGCGGCGGCTCTCGCTGGCCAACCCCACGCTGGCCGACCCGCTGCGCGAGGGCCAGGCCGTCATCCTGATCGACGAGATCGACCTGCACCTGCACCCGCGCTGGCAGCGCAGCGTGGTGGGCAGGCTGGCCGCCACCTTCCCGCAGTGCCAGTTCATCGCCACCACCCACTCGCCGTTTGTCATCCAATCGCTCAAGCCAGGGCAGCTCATCAACCTCGACCCCGAAAGCGACGAAGAGGGCTATGCCGAGGACTACGCCGACAAAAGCATTGAGGACATCTCCGAGGATGTGATGGGGATCGAGCTACCCCAAAAAAGCCAGCGCTACCTGGACATGATGAAGACCGCCGAAGAATACTACCGCATTGTGCACAAGGCCAAAGGCGCACCGAGCGAAGAGCGAGAAGCGCTCAAGCACCGCCTCGACGAGCTTTCCATACCCTACAGCGACGATGCCGCATTCACCGCATTCTTGAAGTTCCAGCGAGAAAGTGCGCTACGCGAAGATGAGACCGATCAATAA
- a CDS encoding restriction endonuclease subunit S yields MTSEHTKLLLKYAASINDEALSETTDPDFELQYIDIGNVDSNGLIHDIVEYKFKDAPSRARRIVRHGDVIISTVRTYLKAIAPIESPSTNLIVSTGFAVVRPQPDVLDTNFCKYALREPHFIHEVINRSTGVSYPAINASDLGLIPISLPPLATQRAIASYLDRETARIDGLIGAKQRLLGLLAEKRRALITHAVTRGLDPSAATRPSGVPWIGDVPAGWEVEYARRLFNLIDMRSTTGQEELLSVSHLTGVTRRADKDVNMFMAESLEGYKKCQPGDLVINTLWAWMGAMGIAFQEGIVSPDYHVYRPSPKYAPSYIDLFVRTPHFATEVSRYSKGVWSSRLRLYPEEFFEILLPVPPLAEQKQIVDYVQSQVTAIDNLNQEVQKGIALLQERRTALIAAAVTGQIDTAEVV; encoded by the coding sequence GTGACATCTGAACATACAAAACTACTCTTAAAGTATGCGGCCAGTATTAACGATGAAGCTTTGAGTGAAACAACAGATCCAGACTTTGAGCTACAGTATATAGATATTGGAAATGTTGATTCCAATGGCTTAATCCATGATATTGTCGAATATAAATTTAAGGATGCGCCCAGCCGTGCAAGACGTATAGTACGACATGGAGATGTCATCATCTCAACAGTGCGAACATATCTTAAAGCAATAGCGCCCATTGAATCGCCATCAACAAACTTGATCGTCTCAACTGGTTTTGCCGTTGTTCGTCCACAACCTGATGTGCTTGACACAAACTTTTGTAAGTATGCCCTTCGTGAGCCGCATTTCATTCACGAAGTAATTAATCGATCTACTGGTGTAAGTTACCCAGCAATAAATGCATCCGATCTAGGTCTCATTCCCATTAGCCTCCCCCCCCTCGCCACACAGCGGGCGATCGCGAGCTACCTGGACCGCGAGACGGCGCGGATCGACGGGCTGATCGGCGCGAAGCAGCGGCTGCTGGGGCTGCTGGCCGAAAAGCGCCGCGCCCTGATCACCCACGCCGTGACACGGGGGCTGGACCCCAGCGCGGCCACGCGGCCCTCGGGCGTGCCGTGGATCGGGGATGTGCCTGCGGGGTGGGAAGTTGAATATGCACGGCGGCTATTCAATCTGATCGATATGCGCTCTACCACAGGGCAAGAAGAGCTTTTGAGTGTCTCGCATCTTACTGGAGTGACACGTCGAGCAGATAAAGACGTCAACATGTTCATGGCAGAAAGCCTAGAAGGCTATAAAAAATGCCAGCCTGGAGATCTCGTCATCAATACACTCTGGGCATGGATGGGAGCCATGGGTATAGCATTTCAAGAGGGGATTGTCAGCCCTGATTACCATGTCTATCGACCGTCCCCTAAATATGCGCCATCCTATATCGATCTGTTTGTACGAACGCCGCACTTCGCAACAGAAGTCTCACGCTATTCAAAGGGCGTATGGTCATCACGGTTACGACTTTACCCTGAAGAGTTTTTTGAAATACTCTTGCCGGTTCCGCCACTTGCAGAACAAAAACAAATCGTAGATTATGTGCAAAGCCAAGTAACTGCCATTGATAACCTCAACCAAGAAGTACAAAAAGGGATTGCGCTGCTCCAGGAGCGCCGCACCGCGCTGATCGCGGCGGCGGTGACGGGGCAGATAGACACAGCCGAGGTTGTATGA
- a CDS encoding MOSC domain-containing protein, giving the protein MEGTVLAVSASADHHFSKENRPSIRLLEGTGVEGDTHRGITVQHRSRVAQNPTQPNLRQVHLIHAELHDELRGAGFAVEAGQLGENITTRGVDLLGLPAGALLHIGASAVVEVTGLRNPCLQIERFRTGMLAAVLDRDEQGNLIRKAGVMGVVRAGGVVRPGDGIRVELPPEPRRALGPV; this is encoded by the coding sequence ATGGAAGGCACCGTCCTGGCCGTGAGCGCCAGCGCCGACCACCACTTCAGCAAAGAGAACCGGCCAAGCATCCGGCTGCTGGAGGGCACCGGCGTGGAGGGCGACACCCACCGAGGCATCACCGTGCAGCACCGCTCGCGCGTGGCCCAGAACCCCACCCAGCCCAACCTGCGCCAGGTCCACCTCATCCACGCCGAGCTGCACGACGAGCTGCGCGGCGCGGGCTTTGCGGTCGAGGCCGGGCAGCTGGGCGAGAACATCACCACGCGCGGGGTGGATCTGCTGGGGCTGCCCGCCGGGGCGCTGCTGCACATCGGCGCGAGCGCGGTGGTGGAGGTGACGGGGCTGCGCAACCCATGCCTGCAGATCGAGCGCTTCCGCACGGGCATGCTGGCCGCCGTGCTGGATCGGGACGAGCAGGGCAACCTGATCCGTAAGGCCGGGGTGATGGGGGTGGTGCGGGCTGGCGGCGTGGTGCGCCCCGGCGACGGCATCCGCGTCGAGCTGCCGCCCGAGCCGCGCCGCGCGCTCGGGCCAGTGTAG
- a CDS encoding tRNA-binding protein, producing MSDFTPAPIKAEIDFSLIEQLDIRVGTIKAVGDVPKSDKLMQLTVDFGDRDRIIVASIKGERENPQELVGKQALFVLNLAPRKVKGITSEGMLFDIGFADGIRPVLAMPEAPVPNGTRAG from the coding sequence ATGAGCGACTTCACCCCCGCACCGATCAAGGCCGAAATCGACTTCAGCCTGATCGAGCAGCTCGATATCCGCGTCGGCACCATCAAGGCCGTCGGCGACGTGCCCAAGTCCGACAAGCTGATGCAGCTGACCGTCGACTTCGGCGACCGCGACCGGATCATCGTGGCCAGCATCAAGGGCGAGCGCGAGAACCCGCAGGAGCTGGTGGGCAAGCAGGCGCTGTTCGTGCTGAACCTCGCGCCGCGCAAGGTCAAGGGCATCACGTCCGAGGGCATGCTGTTCGACATCGGCTTCGCCGACGGCATCCGCCCCGTGCTGGCCATGCCCGAGGCCCCGGTGCCCAACGGCACGCGGGCGGGCTAG
- a CDS encoding SAM-dependent DNA methyltransferase, protein MSDHHYYVNFIWQIADLLRGPYRPPQYERVMLPLTVLRRFDCVLAPTKPQVLAEHQRIEQAVQGKALDARLNKVAGQRFHNHSKLDFQRLKGDPNNLALHLNDYINGFSEDVRKIFERFEFTAEIERMEEAQILYLVISKFCDVDLHPDKVDNIQMGLIFEDLIRKFNEAANETAGDHFTPREVIQLMVDLLFAPDDDTLATDGKVFKLLDPTCGTGGMLSEAQNHLRQLNPDNRLWVFGQDFNPRSYAIAASDLLMKGNEQSDIRYGDSLIDDQFPPADELTEGQFDYFLANPPFGVDWKRQQKKIQEERDRNESWNRFAAGLPRVNDGALLFLQHMVSKFVPYQPHMQRMGSRLAVVFNGSPLFTGGAGSGESEIRKWLIEADMLDAIVALPEQMFYNTGIGTYIWLVTNRKTAERQGKIQLIDARQRWKPLRRSLGDKRRELGQDDIADVVREYGNFAETATSKIFENVDFGYHRVPIERPLRLVYQMDSERKSRFLDAAPHLLDDVQLIDREYGRDQHEDWSSFDELMTALLMRQGRRWKAPERKLFRNVFTERHAEALPVVRERRRKRPGDERIWGWFAAKKQGWVEQYEPDADKRDFENVVLREDVAEHVRTQVLRHVGDAWADREGVRSAYEVNFNRHFYTYTPPRPLAQIDADLRAVEEEILHLLREVVG, encoded by the coding sequence ATGAGCGACCATCACTACTACGTCAACTTTATCTGGCAGATCGCCGATCTGCTGCGCGGCCCCTACCGCCCGCCGCAGTACGAGCGGGTGATGCTGCCGCTCACGGTGCTGCGCCGCTTCGACTGCGTGCTTGCGCCCACCAAGCCCCAGGTGCTGGCCGAGCACCAGCGGATCGAGCAGGCGGTGCAGGGCAAGGCGCTCGACGCCCGCCTGAACAAGGTGGCGGGCCAGCGCTTCCACAACCACTCCAAGCTCGATTTCCAGCGGCTGAAGGGCGACCCCAACAACCTGGCCCTGCACCTGAATGACTATATCAATGGCTTCTCGGAGGATGTGCGCAAGATCTTCGAGCGCTTCGAGTTCACCGCCGAGATCGAGCGCATGGAGGAGGCCCAGATCCTCTACCTGGTGATCTCCAAGTTCTGCGATGTGGATCTGCACCCCGATAAGGTGGACAACATCCAGATGGGGCTGATCTTCGAGGATCTGATCCGCAAGTTCAACGAGGCCGCCAACGAGACGGCGGGCGACCACTTCACCCCGCGCGAGGTCATCCAGCTGATGGTCGACCTGCTGTTTGCGCCCGACGATGACACGCTGGCCACCGACGGCAAGGTGTTCAAGCTGCTCGACCCCACCTGCGGCACCGGCGGCATGCTTTCCGAGGCCCAGAACCACCTGCGCCAGCTCAACCCCGACAATCGGCTGTGGGTGTTCGGCCAGGATTTCAACCCGCGCTCCTACGCTATCGCCGCTTCCGACCTGCTGATGAAGGGCAACGAGCAGAGCGATATCCGCTACGGCGACTCGCTGATCGACGATCAGTTCCCGCCCGCCGACGAGCTGACCGAGGGCCAGTTCGACTACTTCTTGGCCAACCCGCCCTTCGGCGTGGACTGGAAGCGCCAGCAGAAGAAGATCCAGGAGGAGCGCGACCGCAACGAGTCGTGGAACCGCTTTGCGGCAGGGCTGCCACGGGTGAACGATGGTGCGCTGCTATTCTTGCAGCATATGGTCAGCAAGTTTGTGCCCTACCAGCCGCACATGCAGCGTATGGGGTCGCGGCTGGCGGTGGTGTTCAACGGCTCGCCGCTGTTCACCGGCGGCGCTGGCAGCGGTGAGAGCGAGATCCGCAAGTGGCTGATCGAGGCCGACATGCTGGATGCGATTGTGGCGCTGCCCGAGCAGATGTTCTATAACACCGGCATCGGCACCTATATCTGGCTGGTGACCAACCGCAAGACCGCCGAGCGCCAGGGCAAGATCCAGCTGATCGACGCGCGCCAGCGCTGGAAGCCGCTGCGCCGCAGCCTGGGCGACAAGCGCCGCGAGCTGGGCCAAGATGATATCGCGGATGTGGTGCGCGAGTATGGCAATTTCGCCGAGACGGCCACCAGCAAGATCTTCGAGAATGTCGACTTCGGCTACCACCGTGTGCCAATCGAGCGCCCGCTGCGCCTGGTGTACCAGATGGACTCCGAGCGCAAGAGCCGGTTCCTGGATGCGGCCCCGCACCTGCTGGATGATGTGCAGCTGATCGACCGCGAGTATGGGCGCGACCAGCACGAGGACTGGAGCAGCTTCGACGAGCTGATGACGGCGCTGCTGATGCGGCAGGGGCGGCGCTGGAAGGCCCCCGAGCGCAAGCTGTTCCGCAATGTGTTCACCGAGCGCCACGCCGAGGCGCTGCCGGTGGTGCGCGAGCGGCGGCGCAAGCGCCCTGGCGACGAGCGGATCTGGGGCTGGTTCGCAGCCAAGAAGCAGGGCTGGGTCGAGCAGTACGAGCCGGATGCCGACAAGCGCGATTTTGAGAATGTGGTGCTGCGCGAGGATGTGGCCGAGCATGTGCGCACGCAGGTGCTGCGCCACGTGGGCGATGCCTGGGCCGACCGCGAGGGCGTGCGCTCGGCCTACGAGGTCAACTTTAACCGCCACTTCTACACCTACACGCCGCCCCGCCCGCTGGCCCAGATCGACGCCGACCTCCGCGCCGTCGAGGAGGAGATCCTCCACCTGCTGCGGGAGGTGGTGGGGTGA
- a CDS encoding HNH endonuclease — MRPINKGAAPRVYREYGDAQLDLISTIGKFCSYCERRITTSIAVEHKKPKDPYPQFRLDWANFLLACPNCNSTKSDQKIKLSRYFWPDTDNTFCVFEYTPEGFVKPRRSLPRWARRKARRTLALFGLDRYPNHRHRPHRSTNKDSRWNDRRNQWEKAISMRDTLAELDTPRMRECIIINARDGNFSIWMEVFKDDIDMCQRLIAAFPGTASDCFDAHGRSFPYPGR; from the coding sequence ATGAGACCGATCAATAAAGGGGCAGCCCCCAGAGTCTACCGCGAATATGGCGATGCTCAACTAGATCTTATCAGCACCATTGGAAAATTTTGCTCATATTGCGAGAGGCGCATAACCACAAGTATTGCGGTTGAACATAAAAAACCAAAAGATCCTTACCCCCAATTCAGATTAGATTGGGCAAACTTTCTCTTGGCATGTCCGAACTGCAATTCCACCAAGAGCGACCAAAAAATCAAGCTCTCGCGCTATTTCTGGCCCGACACCGACAATACCTTCTGTGTGTTTGAATACACCCCTGAGGGTTTCGTAAAACCCCGCAGATCGCTGCCTAGATGGGCGCGTAGGAAAGCACGGCGCACGCTGGCGCTCTTTGGGCTAGACCGCTACCCCAATCATCGGCATCGCCCACATCGCTCAACCAATAAAGACAGCCGGTGGAATGATCGCCGCAACCAATGGGAAAAAGCCATATCAATGCGGGACACCCTGGCCGAGTTAGATACGCCAAGAATGCGAGAGTGTATCATCATAAATGCACGAGATGGTAACTTCTCGATCTGGATGGAAGTCTTCAAAGACGACATCGACATGTGCCAGCGGCTGATCGCCGCCTTCCCAGGGACCGCGAGCGACTGCTTCGACGCCCACGGCAGATCCTTCCCATACCCGGGCAGGTAA
- a CDS encoding type I restriction endonuclease subunit R has protein sequence MSTSARHSETAFERVIEAHLLGHGYVRQAGGYDRERAIFPDTVIGFIQRTQPAEWAKIEMLLGEKTRAQVLSDLVFWLDTHGALATLRHGFKCYGRTLRVAYFKAAHQLNAQLEQRYADNQLGITRQLHYSEKQPLRSLDMAISLNGIPIITLELKNPLTGQTVEHARQQYRADRDQREPLLAFKRRTLVHFAVDTEEVWMTTRLAGEATHFLPFNQGHQGGAGNPPDPQGRSYRTAYLWEDVLERDSLLDMLAQFLHLQNEQRRDENGRAYTKESMVFPRYHQLQAIRQMVDAAQREGVGHNYLIEHSAGSGKSNTIGWLAHRLSSLHSGDSQRVFDSVVVVTDRRVLDRQLQDTIYQFEHRQGVVQKIDEDTRQLAEALESAVPIIITTLQKFPFLAQQLQRLAERRSEGDTPAARGLLATRRIAVIVDEAHSSQSGDTSTTLKGALGGERLMEAAQQQARDEGKEDYQKVFEGMAKRARQKNISFFAFTATPKHETLVLFGRDGRPFHRYTMRQAIEEGFILDVLRSYTSYQVYYGLLQKSEKDPFVERKQAAKALARFARLHPHSIAQKTEVMVEHFHAFTRHKIGGHAKAMVVTDSRLMAVRYKQSFDRYIRRKRYPIQTLVAFSGVVADDKAPGKTYTEEAMNGGIPERELPERFASGEYQVLLVAEKYQTGFDQPLLHTMYVDKRLAGIQAVQTLSRLNRTHPLKEDTFVLDFVNSPDEIREAFKQFYDGATMGHEADPKQLYTIKAELDASGIYQQAEVERFCAVYFRPRQKQSYADHQGMNAALDPAVDRFAALAKRQPEEAELWRKKVTAFRDLYAFLSQIMPYQDSDLERLYVFLRHLAAKLPSRPDSAQYDFDSEVRLEYYRLQKVSEGSIDLSQGEARPLSGPASVGSGALRESEIALSQLIDIINERFGTTFTQADQLFFDQIAEVAASTPELQKAAQVNSSDKFTLLFRKVLEEIFIDRMDQNEAMFARYMNDPEFQRVIAERLGDDLYQRLSKK, from the coding sequence ATGAGCACCAGCGCCCGCCACAGCGAGACCGCGTTCGAGCGCGTGATCGAGGCCCACCTGCTGGGGCACGGCTACGTGCGGCAGGCGGGCGGCTACGACCGCGAGCGGGCGATCTTCCCCGACACCGTGATCGGCTTCATCCAGCGCACCCAGCCCGCCGAGTGGGCCAAGATCGAAATGTTGCTGGGCGAGAAGACCCGCGCCCAGGTGCTGAGCGACCTGGTGTTCTGGCTGGACACCCACGGCGCGCTCGCCACGCTGCGGCACGGCTTCAAGTGCTACGGGCGCACGCTGCGGGTCGCCTACTTCAAGGCCGCCCACCAGCTCAACGCCCAGCTTGAGCAGCGCTATGCCGACAACCAGCTCGGCATCACCCGCCAGCTGCACTACAGCGAAAAGCAGCCGCTGCGCTCGCTGGACATGGCGATCAGCCTCAACGGCATCCCGATCATCACGCTGGAGCTGAAGAACCCACTCACCGGGCAGACGGTGGAGCACGCGCGGCAGCAGTACCGCGCCGACCGCGACCAGCGCGAGCCGCTGCTGGCCTTCAAGCGGCGCACGCTGGTGCACTTCGCGGTGGACACCGAGGAGGTGTGGATGACCACGCGGCTGGCGGGCGAGGCCACCCACTTCCTGCCCTTCAACCAGGGCCACCAGGGCGGCGCGGGCAACCCGCCCGACCCGCAGGGCCGCAGCTACCGCACCGCCTACCTGTGGGAGGATGTGCTTGAGCGCGACAGCCTGCTCGACATGCTGGCGCAGTTCCTGCACCTTCAGAACGAGCAGCGGCGCGACGAGAACGGGCGGGCCTACACCAAAGAAAGCATGGTCTTCCCGCGCTACCACCAGCTCCAGGCCATCCGGCAGATGGTGGATGCGGCGCAGCGCGAGGGCGTGGGCCACAACTACCTGATCGAGCACTCGGCGGGCAGCGGCAAGAGCAACACCATCGGCTGGCTGGCCCACCGGCTGTCGTCGCTGCACAGCGGCGACAGCCAGCGCGTGTTCGATAGCGTGGTGGTGGTGACCGACCGGCGCGTGCTCGACCGCCAGCTCCAGGATACGATCTACCAGTTCGAGCACCGCCAGGGCGTGGTGCAGAAAATCGACGAGGACACGCGGCAGCTGGCCGAGGCGCTAGAGAGCGCGGTGCCGATCATCATCACCACGCTGCAGAAGTTCCCCTTTTTGGCCCAGCAGCTCCAGCGGCTGGCCGAGCGGCGCAGCGAGGGCGACACCCCAGCGGCCAGGGGGCTGCTGGCCACGCGGCGCATCGCCGTGATCGTGGATGAGGCGCACAGCTCGCAGTCGGGCGACACATCCACCACCCTCAAAGGCGCGCTGGGCGGCGAGCGGCTGATGGAGGCCGCGCAGCAGCAGGCCCGCGACGAGGGGAAAGAAGACTACCAGAAGGTGTTTGAGGGCATGGCCAAGCGGGCCAGGCAGAAAAACATCAGCTTCTTCGCCTTCACCGCCACGCCCAAGCATGAGACCCTGGTGCTGTTCGGGCGGGATGGCAGGCCGTTCCACCGCTACACCATGCGGCAGGCCATCGAAGAGGGCTTCATCTTGGATGTGCTGCGCAGCTACACCAGCTACCAGGTCTACTACGGGCTGCTGCAGAAGAGCGAGAAAGACCCGTTTGTCGAGCGCAAGCAGGCCGCCAAAGCGCTGGCGCGGTTCGCGCGGCTGCACCCGCACAGCATCGCCCAGAAGACCGAGGTGATGGTCGAGCACTTCCACGCCTTCACCCGCCACAAGATCGGCGGGCACGCCAAAGCCATGGTCGTCACCGACTCGCGGCTGATGGCCGTGCGCTACAAGCAGAGCTTCGACCGCTACATCCGGCGCAAGCGCTACCCCATCCAGACCCTGGTGGCCTTCTCGGGCGTCGTCGCCGACGACAAGGCCCCCGGCAAAACCTACACCGAGGAGGCCATGAACGGCGGCATCCCCGAGCGCGAGCTGCCCGAGCGCTTCGCCAGCGGCGAGTACCAGGTGCTGCTGGTGGCCGAGAAATACCAGACCGGGTTCGACCAGCCGCTACTGCACACCATGTATGTCGACAAGCGGCTGGCCGGAATCCAGGCCGTGCAGACGCTCTCGCGGCTCAACCGCACCCACCCGCTGAAGGAAGACACCTTCGTGCTCGACTTTGTGAACAGCCCCGACGAGATCCGCGAGGCATTCAAGCAGTTCTACGACGGCGCGACCATGGGGCACGAGGCCGACCCCAAGCAGCTCTACACCATCAAGGCCGAGCTAGACGCATCGGGCATCTACCAGCAGGCCGAGGTCGAGCGGTTCTGCGCGGTCTACTTCCGGCCTCGGCAGAAGCAGAGCTACGCCGACCACCAGGGCATGAACGCCGCGCTCGACCCCGCCGTCGACCGATTCGCGGCGCTGGCCAAGCGCCAGCCCGAAGAGGCCGAGCTGTGGCGCAAGAAAGTAACCGCCTTCCGCGATCTCTACGCCTTCCTGAGCCAGATCATGCCCTACCAGGACTCCGACCTTGAGCGGCTGTACGTCTTCCTGCGGCACCTGGCGGCCAAGCTGCCGAGCCGCCCCGACAGCGCGCAGTACGACTTCGACAGCGAGGTGCGGCTAGAGTACTACCGGCTCCAGAAGGTGAGCGAAGGCTCCATCGACCTTTCGCAGGGCGAGGCCCGCCCGCTGAGCGGCCCGGCCAGCGTGGGCAGCGGCGCGCTGCGCGAAAGCGAGATCGCGCTCTCGCAGCTGATCGACATCATCAA
- a CDS encoding winged helix DNA-binding domain-containing protein: MAWVNIGMARLASLRVGRPLASPAAAVAWMGAVQAQEYPAAAWAIGLRAVGATAASVAHALDTRDIVRTWALRGTLHILAAEDVRWVLGLIGPGAMARLQPYFRRFDMDSATVTRCVDVICRALQGGRQLTRKQLAAALEEAGQRTDLMAFLLYRAAAERLICIAGSSGPRDTYALLDEWLPPAPARSADEALAELARRYVRSHGPATAHDFAWWSGLPVGQARAALAAAPQLACLKQDGASYWHAPEEADAPPTGGLWLLPGFDEFVVGYAERGAVLDEAQVRQIVQTNGIFNPAMVIDGKVAGVWRRVGRKTRLELELQPFAPLGEAQRQAALAQVERYAAFVGMPAQVRIGGEG, translated from the coding sequence ATGGCATGGGTGAATATTGGCATGGCGCGGCTCGCGAGCCTGCGGGTGGGCCGCCCGCTGGCCAGCCCCGCCGCCGCCGTGGCCTGGATGGGCGCGGTGCAGGCCCAGGAGTACCCCGCCGCCGCGTGGGCCATCGGCCTGCGCGCCGTGGGCGCGACCGCGGCCAGCGTGGCCCACGCGCTGGACACGCGCGACATCGTGCGCACCTGGGCGCTGCGCGGCACGCTGCACATCCTGGCGGCGGAGGATGTGCGCTGGGTGCTGGGGCTGATCGGGCCGGGCGCGATGGCGCGGCTGCAGCCCTACTTCCGGCGCTTCGACATGGATTCGGCCACGGTGACACGCTGCGTGGATGTGATCTGCCGCGCGCTGCAGGGCGGCAGGCAGCTGACCCGCAAGCAGCTGGCGGCGGCGCTGGAGGAGGCCGGGCAGCGCACCGACCTGATGGCCTTCCTGCTCTACCGCGCCGCCGCCGAGCGCCTGATCTGCATCGCTGGCTCCAGCGGCCCGCGCGACACCTACGCCCTGCTGGACGAGTGGCTGCCGCCCGCGCCCGCGCGCAGCGCCGACGAGGCCCTGGCCGAGCTAGCGCGGCGCTACGTGCGCAGCCACGGCCCGGCCACCGCCCACGACTTCGCGTGGTGGTCGGGGCTGCCGGTGGGGCAGGCGCGGGCCGCGCTGGCCGCCGCGCCGCAGCTGGCCTGCCTGAAGCAGGATGGCGCAAGCTACTGGCACGCCCCAGAGGAGGCGGATGCGCCGCCCACGGGCGGGCTGTGGCTGCTGCCGGGCTTCGATGAGTTTGTGGTGGGCTACGCCGAGCGCGGCGCGGTGCTGGATGAGGCCCAGGTGCGCCAGATCGTGCAGACCAACGGCATCTTCAACCCAGCCATGGTGATCGATGGCAAGGTGGCGGGGGTGTGGCGGCGGGTGGGCCGCAAGACGCGGCTGGAGCTGGAGCTGCAGCCGTTCGCGCCGCTGGGCGAGGCGCAGCGCCAGGCCGCGCTGGCCCAGGTGGAGCGCTACGCGGCCTTTGTGGGCATGCCCGCCCAGGTGCGCATCGGCGGGGAGGGCTAG
- a CDS encoding thioredoxin-dependent thiol peroxidase: MAEHKLSVGDAAPDFEAPTDTGAKLRLSDLRGRRVVLYFYPKDDTSGCTTQACGFRDSYPQIEEKNAVVLGVSPDGVASHQKFKTKYDLPFTLVVDEDHQIAEAYGVWAEKSMYGRKYMGVERSHFVIDEQGNIADAQVKISPKDSVAKAVAALG; encoded by the coding sequence ATGGCAGAGCACAAGCTGAGCGTGGGCGACGCCGCCCCCGACTTCGAGGCCCCGACCGACACCGGCGCGAAGCTGCGCCTTTCCGACCTGCGCGGCAGGCGCGTGGTGCTGTACTTCTACCCCAAGGACGACACCAGCGGCTGCACCACCCAGGCCTGCGGGTTCCGCGACAGCTACCCCCAGATCGAGGAGAAAAACGCCGTGGTGCTGGGCGTCAGCCCGGATGGCGTGGCCTCGCACCAGAAGTTCAAGACCAAGTACGACCTGCCATTCACCCTGGTGGTGGATGAGGACCACCAGATCGCCGAGGCCTACGGCGTGTGGGCCGAGAAGTCGATGTATGGCCGCAAATACATGGGCGTCGAGCGCTCGCACTTCGTGATCGACGAGCAGGGCAACATCGCCGACGCGCAGGTGAAGATCAGCCCCAAGGACAGCGTGGCCAAGGCCGTGGCCGCCCTGGGCTAG